One segment of Zonotrichia albicollis isolate bZonAlb1 chromosome 4, bZonAlb1.hap1, whole genome shotgun sequence DNA contains the following:
- the LOC102065813 gene encoding arg8-vasotocin receptor — protein MKNFSFPVQDNTHQTESPPPHRFLSLTNQSDPIGRPERDEQLAQVEIAVLGVIFLTASVGNFILILVLWRRRKKLSRMYVFMLHLSIADLVVAFFQVLPQLIWDITDVFIGPDFLCRIIKYLQLLGMFASTYMIVVMTVDRYQAVCYPMVTFQKKRALWNFPICSSWSIALILSLPQVFIFSKTEISPGVFECWGEFIQPWGPRAYVTWIFVVIFFIPSAILITCQVKICKIIRRNINVKKQNECEATNQNQVLPSRASSVNCISKAMIKTVKMTVVTVVAYVLCWSPFFIAQLWSVWFPSILTEGSAFTIIMLLGNLNSCANPWIYMYFCGQIPHCTSKQLENTSAQEESVFTGSIHLADRDPEENSTSA, from the exons ATGAAGAATTTTTCATTTCCTGTGCAGGATAACACACATCAGACCGAGAGTCCTCCTCCTCACAGATTCCTGAGTTTGACAAATCAGTCAGATCCTATTGGAAGACCAGAAAGAGATGAGCAATTAGCTCAAGTAGAGATTGCTGTTCTGGGGGTCATATTTCTGACAGCGTCTGTGGGCAATTTCATTCTCATACTCGTGCTGTGGCGAAGAAGAAAGAAGCTGTCTAGGATGTATGTGTTCATGCTTCACCTCAGCATTGCTGACTTAGTGGTAGCCTTTTTCCAAGTGCTACCTCAGCTCATTTGGGATATTACAGATGTTTTCATAGGGCCAGATTTCTTGTGCAGAATTATCAAGTATCTACAATTGCTGGGCATGTTTGCCTCTACTTATATGATAGTGGTCATGACAGTGGACAGATATCAAGCTGTTTGCTACCCTATGGTCACTTTCCAAAAGAAGAGAGCTCTCTGGAACTTCCCCATTTGCAGCAGCTGGTCTATAGCACTGATTCTTAGCCTACCACAGGTATTTATCTTTTCTAAGACTGAAATATCTCCAGGTGTCTTTGAATGTTGGGGTGAATTTATTCAGCCCTGGGGGCCAAGGGCATATGTGACTTGGATTTTTGTAGTTATATTCTTCATTCCCTCAGCAATCCTTATCACATGCCAGGTCAAGATTTGCAAAATAATCAGAAGAAATATAAACGTGAAAAAACAGAATGAATGTGAAGCAACAAATCAGAATCAAGTCCTGCCATCCCGAGCAAGCAGTGTGAACTGTATTTCAAAGGCTATGATCAAGACTGTAAAAATGACAGTGGTGACAGTTGTTGCCTATGTTCTGTGTTGGTCACCTTTCTTCATTGCCCAGCTGTGGTCTGTGTGGTTCCCCAGCATCCTGACCGAAG GTTCAGCATTCACCATTATAATGCTCCTTGGCAATTTAAATAGTTGTGCCAACCCATGGATTTACATGTATTTCTGTGGCCAGATTCCACATTGCACAAGCAAGCAGCTGGAGAATACCTCGGCTCAAGAGGAATCCGTGTTCACGGGCAGCATTCATCTCGCAGACAGAGACCCTGAGGAGAACAGCACTTCTGCATAA